One genomic segment of Pseudoalteromonas sp. GCY includes these proteins:
- the lptF gene encoding LPS export ABC transporter permease LptF: MLIFRYLTGEVLKSQVAVFLTLMTIFLSQKFVLILSSASEGSIPGKLVLAMLALKLPQLAGYILPLSLFLGIILAYSRIYADSEMTVLRACGVSEWYVVRVTLVSSVFFALLAACVSMYIAPWASEKEYQLREQADAESGLSTLRAGRFQQTGNEKAVVFVHGISEQGRELDKVFVAQLPEKDSNQAARLVYAQKGEVIELDSGEQQLLLHEGKRYETDGFSQALNRTEFGTYQVQIKEQEIEHQRRKLEAIPSLQLLEMDTPEAKAQFQLRLSVPISILLLTLLAVPLSVVNPRQGKFAKLVPAITLYLGYFILLNAGKFLLAEEKVPASVGLWWIHLSVLFIGVYLIAKGRPFGVWVRSVFMKRETTA, encoded by the coding sequence TTGCTTATTTTCCGCTATTTAACGGGTGAAGTACTAAAATCTCAGGTTGCGGTTTTTCTCACCTTAATGACAATATTTTTGTCACAAAAGTTTGTACTCATTCTGAGCTCAGCGTCTGAAGGGAGTATACCGGGTAAGTTAGTACTTGCTATGCTTGCGTTGAAACTGCCACAGTTGGCCGGATATATTTTACCGCTTAGTCTCTTTCTTGGGATCATCTTAGCCTATAGTCGCATCTACGCCGACAGTGAAATGACGGTACTGCGCGCCTGCGGGGTCAGTGAGTGGTATGTCGTTAGGGTGACTTTAGTCTCTAGTGTATTTTTTGCATTACTGGCCGCTTGTGTGAGTATGTATATTGCACCTTGGGCGAGCGAAAAAGAGTACCAATTAAGAGAGCAAGCCGATGCGGAGTCGGGGCTTTCTACTCTCAGAGCCGGTAGATTTCAGCAAACGGGCAATGAAAAAGCGGTGGTATTTGTTCACGGCATTAGCGAACAAGGCCGCGAATTAGACAAAGTGTTTGTCGCGCAATTGCCCGAGAAGGACTCAAATCAAGCCGCTCGTTTAGTGTATGCGCAAAAAGGTGAAGTGATTGAGCTTGATAGTGGTGAGCAGCAATTACTCCTTCATGAAGGTAAGCGTTACGAGACTGATGGCTTCAGCCAAGCACTTAATCGCACTGAATTTGGTACTTACCAAGTGCAAATTAAAGAACAAGAAATTGAACACCAGCGCCGTAAATTAGAGGCTATTCCAAGCTTACAGTTACTTGAAATGGATACGCCAGAAGCAAAAGCGCAATTTCAGTTGCGATTGTCGGTGCCTATTTCCATTTTGTTACTCACTCTATTGGCTGTGCCTCTGAGTGTGGTTAACCCAAGACAAGGCAAGTTCGCTAAGCTCGTGCCAGCAATTACGCTATATTTGGGTTATTTCATTTTACTCAATGCCGGCAAGTTTCTGTTAGCTGAAGAAAAAGTACCAGCCTCAGTCGGTCTCTGGTGGATCCATTTAAGTGTGCTCTTTATTGGCGTTTATTTAATTGCGAAAGGAAGACCTTTTGGTGTGTGGGTTCGCTCGGTATTTATGAAACGGGAGACGACGGCATGA